In one Ornithinimicrobium pratense genomic region, the following are encoded:
- the rplB gene encoding 50S ribosomal protein L2, with product MAIRKYKPTTPGRRGSSVADFVEVTRTTPEKSLVKPLSKSGGRNASGRITTRHIGGGHKRAYRVIDFRRADKDGVNAKVAHIEYDPNRTARIALLHYTDGEKRYIIAPNRLKQGDMVENGPSADIKVGNNLPLRNIPVGTVVHAIELRPGGGAKIARSAGARVQLVAKEGAMAQLRMPSGEIRNVDVRCRATIGEVGNAEQSNINWGKAGRMRWKGKRPTVRGVVMNPVDHPHGGGEGRTSGGRHPVSPWGQKEGRTRKPNKPSDNLIVRRRRTGKKR from the coding sequence ATGGCTATTCGCAAGTACAAGCCGACGACGCCTGGGCGTCGCGGCAGCAGCGTGGCCGACTTCGTCGAGGTGACCCGCACCACCCCGGAGAAGTCGCTGGTCAAGCCGCTGTCCAAGTCCGGTGGCCGCAACGCCTCCGGGCGTATCACCACCCGACACATCGGTGGCGGGCACAAGCGTGCCTACCGCGTCATCGACTTCCGCCGGGCGGACAAGGACGGCGTCAACGCCAAGGTCGCGCACATCGAGTACGACCCCAACCGCACCGCCCGCATCGCGCTGCTGCACTACACCGACGGCGAGAAGCGATACATCATCGCGCCGAACCGGCTCAAGCAGGGCGACATGGTCGAGAACGGCCCGTCCGCCGACATCAAGGTGGGCAACAACCTGCCGCTGCGCAACATCCCGGTCGGTACGGTCGTGCACGCGATCGAACTGCGCCCAGGTGGCGGCGCCAAGATCGCCCGCTCCGCTGGTGCCCGCGTCCAGCTGGTCGCCAAGGAGGGCGCGATGGCTCAGCTGCGCATGCCCTCCGGTGAGATCCGCAACGTCGACGTCCGCTGCCGCGCCACGATCGGCGAGGTCGGCAACGCCGAGCAGAGCAACATCAACTGGGGCAAGGCCGGCCGCATGCGCTGGAAGGGCAAGCGCCCGACCGTGCGTGGTGTGGTGATGAACCCGGTCGACCACCCGCACGGTGGTGGCGAGGGCCGGACCTCCGGTGGTCGGCACCCGGTGAGCCCGTGGGGCCAGAAGGAAGGCCGCACCCGTAAGCCCAACAAGCCGAGCGACAACCTCATCGTGCGTCGTCGCCGGACCGGCAAGAAGCGCTGA
- the rplW gene encoding 50S ribosomal protein L23 translates to MSTPAFNTSKDPRDILLSPVVSEKSYALLDQGKYTFVVDPRSNKSEIKRAVESIFGVRVESVHTLNRPGKTRRTRFGTGKRKDTKRAIVTLREGTIDIFGTL, encoded by the coding sequence GTGAGCACCCCCGCCTTCAACACCAGCAAGGACCCGCGCGACATCCTGCTCTCGCCGGTCGTCTCCGAGAAGTCCTACGCCCTGCTCGACCAGGGCAAGTACACCTTCGTGGTGGACCCCCGGTCGAACAAGTCCGAGATCAAGCGGGCTGTGGAGAGCATCTTCGGGGTCCGGGTCGAATCAGTCCACACCCTGAACCGACCCGGCAAGACCCGCCGGACCCGCTTCGGCACGGGCAAGCGCAAGGACACCAAGCGCGCCATCGTGACGCTGCGCGAGGGCACCATCGACATCTTCGGCACGCTCTAA
- the rplD gene encoding 50S ribosomal protein L4 yields the protein MSLPTISVHTPTGGDAGTVELPAEIFDVQTNVPLIHQVVVAQLAAARQGTHSTKTRGEVRGGGRKPYRQKGTGRARQGSIRAPQFAGGGVVHGPQPRDYSQRTPKKMKAAALRGALSDRARHGRIHVLSALVEGDTPSTRTAWTAISALSGRPNFLVVLDRADEVGLRSVRNLEQVHVLFADQLNTYDVLCADDVVFTQAALDAYLSGASRTRAASQAEEESK from the coding sequence ATGTCACTTCCCACCATCTCCGTACACACGCCCACCGGCGGTGACGCCGGCACCGTGGAGCTGCCCGCCGAGATCTTCGACGTGCAGACCAATGTGCCGCTGATCCACCAGGTGGTCGTGGCCCAGCTGGCCGCGGCCCGCCAAGGCACCCACTCCACCAAGACCCGCGGCGAGGTTCGCGGCGGTGGCCGCAAGCCCTACCGTCAGAAGGGGACCGGCCGCGCCCGCCAGGGCTCGATCCGGGCCCCGCAGTTCGCCGGCGGTGGCGTCGTCCACGGCCCGCAGCCGCGGGACTACAGCCAGCGGACCCCCAAGAAGATGAAGGCGGCCGCCCTGCGCGGTGCCCTCTCCGACCGGGCCCGGCACGGCCGCATCCACGTCCTGAGCGCCCTGGTCGAGGGGGACACCCCCTCTACCCGGACCGCCTGGACCGCGATCAGCGCCCTGTCCGGCCGACCCAACTTCCTCGTGGTCCTGGACCGCGCTGACGAGGTCGGTCTGCGCAGCGTGCGCAACCTGGAGCAGGTGCACGTGCTGTTCGCCGATCAGCTGAACACCTACGACGTGCTCTGCGCCGACGACGTGGTCTTCACCCAGGCCGCCCTAGACGCCTACCTGTCCGGTGCGAGCAGGACCCGCGCGGCCAGCCAGGCCGAGGAGGAGAGCAAGTGA
- the rplC gene encoding 50S ribosomal protein L3 gives MTATTERSVKGILGEKLGMTQVWDAENRLVPVTVIKAGPAVVTQLRNAETDGYNAVQIAFGAIDPRKVTQPLKGHFAKAGVTPRRHVVELRTADADTYELGQEITADVFEDGQTVDVTGTTKGKGFAGVMKRHNFSGVSASHGSHRNHRKPGSIGGASTPGRVFKGMRMAGRMGGVRQTTPNLTVHAVNAEKGLLLIKGAIPGPRGSVVLVRTAAKGA, from the coding sequence ATGACTGCTACGACAGAGCGCAGCGTCAAGGGCATCCTCGGCGAAAAGCTCGGCATGACCCAGGTGTGGGACGCGGAAAACCGCCTCGTCCCCGTCACCGTGATCAAGGCCGGCCCGGCCGTCGTGACCCAGTTGCGCAACGCCGAGACCGACGGGTACAACGCGGTGCAGATCGCCTTTGGCGCGATCGACCCCCGCAAGGTCACCCAGCCGCTGAAGGGCCACTTCGCCAAGGCCGGGGTCACCCCCCGCCGTCACGTTGTTGAGCTGCGCACCGCCGACGCCGACACCTACGAGCTGGGCCAGGAGATCACCGCTGACGTCTTCGAAGACGGTCAGACGGTCGATGTCACCGGCACCACCAAGGGCAAGGGCTTCGCCGGTGTGATGAAGCGGCACAACTTCTCCGGTGTCTCGGCCTCGCACGGTTCCCACCGCAACCACCGCAAGCCCGGTTCTATCGGCGGCGCCTCCACCCCGGGCCGCGTGTTCAAGGGCATGCGGATGGCGGGTCGGATGGGCGGCGTGCGCCAGACCACCCCGAACCTGACCGTCCACGCCGTGAACGCCGAGAAGGGCCTGCTGCTGATTAAGGGTGCCATCCCCGGCCCCCGAGGCAGCGTCGTCCTCGTGCGCACGGCCGCGAAGGGTGCGTGA
- the rpsJ gene encoding 30S ribosomal protein S10: MAGQKIRIRLKSYDHEVIDSSARKIVDTVTRAGATVVGPVPLPTEKNVFVVIRSPHKYKDSREHFEMRTHKRLIDIVDPTPKAVDSLMRLDLPADVNIEIKL, translated from the coding sequence ATGGCGGGACAAAAGATCCGCATCCGGCTGAAGTCGTATGACCACGAGGTCATCGACAGCTCGGCGCGCAAAATTGTCGACACGGTGACCCGTGCCGGCGCTACGGTGGTCGGCCCGGTGCCCCTCCCGACGGAGAAGAACGTCTTCGTCGTCATCCGGTCGCCTCACAAGTACAAGGACAGCCGCGAGCACTTCGAGATGCGCACGCACAAGCGCCTGATCGACATCGTCGACCCCACCCCCAAGGCGGTCGACTCGTTGATGCGTCTCGACCTGCCGGCCGACGTCAACATCGAGATCAAGCTGTAA
- a CDS encoding SMI1/KNR4 family protein has product MTDSPSHTVPQVLTALSRVGKDVRTAPGASAQTLAAAASAVGGALPQDVLELYRATDGLELARGNLHLYPLLGTDVELGVVEAAAIHRSWDWVIPAELVLLGSDGGDGAFGVWVPAGARRSVVVQAVVSLDERPALAVLGTSLAGFLAAWAAYYLPLTLGETAGVSACLDDLGVPAALREGESELDDEHLHALLAWASPDLPDDEPDPYARPVDPAVLTRLATS; this is encoded by the coding sequence GTGACCGACTCGCCCAGCCACACCGTCCCGCAGGTGCTCACCGCGCTCTCCCGCGTTGGCAAGGACGTGCGCACCGCTCCTGGTGCCTCTGCGCAGACCCTCGCTGCGGCTGCGAGCGCGGTGGGTGGGGCGCTGCCGCAGGACGTCCTCGAGCTGTACCGGGCCACCGACGGCCTGGAACTGGCCAGGGGCAACCTGCACCTCTATCCCCTCCTAGGCACCGACGTGGAGCTTGGGGTGGTCGAGGCCGCGGCGATCCATCGCTCCTGGGACTGGGTGATCCCCGCGGAGCTGGTCCTGCTGGGCAGCGACGGGGGGGACGGGGCGTTCGGGGTCTGGGTTCCCGCGGGTGCCCGCCGCAGTGTCGTGGTGCAGGCAGTGGTGTCGCTGGACGAGCGCCCGGCCCTGGCCGTCCTCGGCACCTCGCTGGCCGGCTTCCTCGCCGCATGGGCTGCCTACTACCTCCCGCTGACCTTGGGGGAGACCGCGGGGGTCAGCGCCTGTCTGGACGACCTAGGCGTGCCTGCGGCGCTGCGGGAGGGGGAGAGTGAGCTCGACGACGAGCATCTGCACGCGCTGCTCGCCTGGGCCTCCCCGGACCTGCCCGACGACGAGCCCGACCCGTATGCTCGTCCCGTCGATCCGGCGGTGCTGACCCGCCTGGCCACTAGCTGA
- the tuf gene encoding elongation factor Tu, which yields MAKAKFERSKPHVNIGTIGHIDHGKTTLTAAISKVLHDKYPDLNEASPFDSIDKAPEERQRGITISIAHIEYQTEKRHYAHVDCPGHADYVKNMITGAAQMDGAILVVAATDGPMPQTKEHVLLARQVGVPYIVVALNKSDMVDDEEIMELVEMEVRELLSSYEFPGDDLPVVRVSALRALEGDQKWVDSVAELMDTVDEYIPEPERDLDKPFMMPVEDVFTITGRGTVVTGRIERGVLKVNEEIEIVGIRETSAKTTVTGIEMFRKLLDEGRAGENVGLLLRGTKREDVERGQVIVKPGTITPHTEFEAQAYILSKDEGGRHTPFYDNYRPQFYFRTTDVTGVVHLPEGTEMVMPGDNTDMRVELIQPIAMEDGLMFNIREGGRTVGAGRVTKILK from the coding sequence GTGGCTAAGGCCAAGTTCGAGCGGAGCAAGCCGCACGTCAACATCGGAACCATCGGTCACATCGACCACGGCAAGACCACGCTGACGGCAGCCATCTCCAAGGTGCTGCACGACAAGTACCCGGACCTGAACGAGGCGTCGCCGTTCGACTCGATCGACAAGGCTCCTGAGGAGCGTCAGCGCGGTATCACCATCTCCATCGCGCACATCGAGTACCAGACCGAGAAGCGCCACTACGCGCACGTCGACTGCCCCGGTCACGCCGACTATGTCAAGAACATGATCACCGGCGCGGCGCAGATGGACGGTGCGATCCTCGTGGTCGCCGCCACCGACGGCCCGATGCCGCAGACCAAGGAGCACGTCCTCCTGGCCCGCCAGGTCGGCGTCCCCTACATCGTCGTGGCCCTGAACAAGTCGGACATGGTCGACGACGAGGAGATCATGGAGCTCGTCGAGATGGAGGTCCGCGAGCTGCTGTCCTCCTACGAGTTCCCCGGTGACGACCTGCCGGTCGTGCGCGTCTCCGCCCTGAGGGCCCTCGAGGGCGACCAGAAGTGGGTCGACTCCGTCGCCGAGCTCATGGACACCGTGGACGAGTACATCCCTGAGCCCGAGCGCGACCTGGACAAGCCGTTCATGATGCCCGTCGAGGACGTCTTCACGATCACCGGTCGTGGCACCGTCGTCACCGGTCGTATCGAGCGCGGTGTTCTGAAGGTCAACGAGGAGATCGAGATCGTCGGCATCCGCGAGACCTCGGCCAAGACCACCGTCACCGGCATCGAGATGTTCCGCAAGCTCCTCGACGAGGGCCGTGCGGGCGAGAACGTCGGTCTGCTCCTGCGTGGCACCAAGCGCGAGGACGTGGAGCGCGGTCAGGTCATCGTCAAGCCGGGCACCATCACCCCGCACACCGAGTTCGAGGCCCAGGCCTACATCCTGTCCAAGGACGAGGGTGGCCGGCACACCCCGTTCTACGACAACTACCGCCCGCAGTTCTACTTCCGGACCACGGACGTGACCGGCGTCGTGCACCTCCCCGAGGGCACCGAGATGGTCATGCCGGGCGACAACACCGACATGCGCGTGGAGCTGATCCAGCCGATCGCCATGGAGGACGGCCTCATGTTCAACATCCGTGAGGGTGGCCGCACCGTCGGCGCCGGCCGGGTCACCAAGATCCTGAAGTGA
- the fusA gene encoding elongation factor G has protein sequence MAQDVLTDLRKVRNIGIMAHIDAGKTTTTERILFYTGRNHKMGETHDGASTTDWMEQEKERGITITSAAVTSFWHGTQINLIDTPGHVDFTVEVERNLRVLDGAVAVFDGKEGVEPQSETVWRQADKYGVPRMCFINKMDKMGADFYFSVQTMVDRLGASPLVMQLPIGAESDFVGVVDLLTMKALTWSLDTALGEAYDTGEIPADLQEKAEEYRNALVEKVAEADEELLEKYLGGEELTEEEIKKGVRALTLAGEVNPVFCGTAFKNKGVQPLLDAIVDYLPSPLDLPPTEGLKPGDEETVISRAPSTEEPFAALAFKIATHPFFGTLTYIRVYSGEISAGQAVMNATKGKRERLGKLFQMHANKENPVEKVSAGHIYAVIGLKDTTTGDTLCDMSEPIILESMTFPEPVIHVAIEPKTKGDQEKLGTAIQKLAQEDPTFTVRLDEETGQTVIGGMGELHLDILVDRMKREFKVEANVGAPQVAYRETIRRTVEKLDYTHKKQTGGSGQFAKVQISIEPMDTAEGELYTFDNSVTGGRIPREYIPSVDQGIQDAMQLGILAGYPLVGVKATLIDGAYHDVDSSEMAFKIAGSMAFKEAARKADPVLLEPVMAVEVRTPEDYMGEVIGDINSRRGQIQAMEDISGAKIVRAVVPLSEMFGYVGDLRSKTQGRANYTMQFDSYAEVPRNVAEEIIKKVRGE, from the coding sequence GTGGCACAGGACGTCCTGACGGACCTACGCAAGGTTCGCAACATCGGCATCATGGCGCACATCGATGCCGGCAAGACGACGACCACCGAGCGGATCCTGTTCTACACGGGTCGCAACCACAAGATGGGCGAGACGCACGACGGCGCCTCGACCACTGACTGGATGGAGCAGGAGAAGGAGCGGGGGATCACCATCACCTCCGCAGCCGTCACCAGCTTCTGGCACGGCACGCAGATCAACCTGATCGACACGCCCGGCCACGTCGACTTCACCGTCGAGGTGGAGCGCAACCTGCGCGTCCTGGACGGCGCGGTCGCCGTCTTCGACGGCAAGGAGGGTGTCGAGCCCCAGTCCGAGACCGTGTGGCGCCAGGCCGACAAGTACGGCGTCCCGCGCATGTGCTTCATCAACAAGATGGACAAGATGGGCGCGGACTTCTACTTCTCCGTGCAGACCATGGTGGACCGTCTGGGCGCCAGCCCGCTCGTGATGCAGCTGCCCATCGGCGCTGAGTCCGACTTCGTCGGCGTGGTCGACCTGCTCACCATGAAGGCGCTGACCTGGTCCCTGGACACCGCCCTGGGCGAGGCCTACGACACCGGCGAGATCCCGGCCGACCTGCAGGAGAAGGCGGAGGAGTACCGCAACGCCCTGGTCGAGAAGGTTGCCGAGGCGGACGAGGAGCTGCTGGAGAAGTACCTGGGCGGCGAGGAGCTGACCGAGGAGGAGATCAAGAAGGGTGTGCGCGCGCTGACCCTGGCCGGCGAGGTCAACCCGGTCTTCTGCGGCACCGCCTTCAAGAACAAGGGTGTCCAGCCGCTGCTGGACGCGATCGTGGACTACCTGCCCTCCCCGCTGGACCTGCCCCCGACCGAGGGTCTGAAGCCGGGCGATGAGGAGACGGTGATCAGCCGCGCGCCGAGCACCGAGGAGCCGTTCGCGGCGCTGGCGTTCAAGATCGCCACGCACCCCTTCTTCGGCACCCTGACCTACATCCGGGTCTACTCCGGCGAGATCTCCGCCGGCCAGGCGGTGATGAACGCGACCAAGGGCAAGCGTGAGCGCCTGGGCAAGCTGTTCCAGATGCACGCCAACAAGGAGAACCCGGTCGAGAAGGTCTCCGCGGGCCACATCTACGCCGTCATCGGGCTGAAGGACACCACCACCGGTGACACCCTGTGCGACATGAGCGAGCCGATCATCCTGGAGTCGATGACCTTCCCGGAGCCGGTCATCCACGTCGCGATCGAGCCCAAGACGAAGGGCGACCAGGAGAAGCTGGGCACCGCGATCCAGAAGCTGGCCCAGGAGGACCCGACCTTCACCGTCCGCCTGGATGAGGAGACCGGCCAGACCGTCATCGGCGGGATGGGCGAGCTGCACCTGGACATCCTGGTGGACCGGATGAAGCGCGAGTTCAAGGTCGAGGCCAACGTGGGCGCCCCGCAGGTGGCCTACCGCGAGACCATCCGCCGCACGGTCGAGAAGCTGGACTACACCCACAAGAAGCAGACCGGCGGCTCCGGCCAGTTCGCCAAGGTCCAGATCAGCATCGAGCCGATGGACACCGCCGAGGGCGAGCTCTACACCTTCGACAACTCGGTGACCGGTGGCCGCATCCCGCGCGAGTACATCCCCTCGGTGGACCAGGGCATCCAGGACGCGATGCAGCTGGGCATCCTGGCCGGCTACCCCCTCGTGGGTGTCAAGGCCACCCTGATCGACGGTGCCTACCACGACGTCGACTCCTCGGAGATGGCGTTCAAGATCGCCGGCTCGATGGCCTTCAAGGAGGCCGCCCGCAAGGCCGACCCGGTCCTGCTGGAGCCGGTCATGGCCGTCGAGGTCCGCACGCCCGAGGACTACATGGGCGAGGTCATCGGCGACATCAACTCGCGCCGTGGCCAGATCCAGGCGATGGAGGACATCTCCGGCGCCAAGATCGTCCGGGCCGTGGTCCCGCTGTCGGAAATGTTCGGGTACGTTGGTGACCTACGGTCCAAGACGCAGGGTCGCGCCAACTACACCATGCAGTTCGACTCCTACGCCGAGGTTCCCCGGAACGTGGCCGAGGAGATCATCAAGAAGGTCCGCGGCGAGTGA
- the rpsG gene encoding 30S ribosomal protein S7 translates to MPRKGPAPKRPLIQDPVYGSQLVTQLVNKILTDGKKSTAERIVYGALEGCRAKSGTDPVQTLKRALDNVKPSLEVKSRRVGGATYQVPIEVKPGRSTTLALRWLTGYARQRREKTMTERLMNEILDASNGLGAAVKRREDTHKMADANKAFAHYRW, encoded by the coding sequence ATGCCTCGTAAGGGCCCCGCTCCCAAGCGCCCCCTGATCCAGGACCCGGTCTACGGCAGCCAGCTGGTCACCCAGCTGGTCAACAAGATCCTCACCGACGGCAAGAAGTCGACCGCCGAGCGCATCGTCTACGGTGCCCTCGAGGGCTGCCGCGCCAAGAGCGGCACCGACCCGGTGCAGACGCTCAAGCGCGCGCTGGACAACGTCAAGCCCAGCCTGGAGGTCAAGTCCCGCCGCGTCGGCGGTGCGACCTACCAGGTCCCGATCGAGGTCAAGCCGGGCCGGTCGACCACCCTCGCCCTGCGCTGGCTGACCGGCTACGCCCGGCAGCGCCGCGAGAAGACGATGACCGAGCGGCTGATGAACGAGATCCTCGACGCGAGCAACGGCCTGGGCGCCGCGGTGAAGCGTCGCGAGGACACCCACAAGATGGCTGACGCCAACAAGGCGTTCGCGCACTACCGCTGGTGA
- the rpsL gene encoding 30S ribosomal protein S12, with product MPTINQLVRKGRADKVKKSDSPALKGNPQRRGVCTRVYTTTPKKPNSALRKVARVRLTSGVEVTAYIPGVGHNLQEHSIVLVRGGRVKDLPGVRYKIIRGSLDTQGVKGRNQARSRYGAKKEKK from the coding sequence GTGCCTACGATCAACCAGCTTGTCCGCAAGGGCCGGGCCGACAAGGTCAAGAAGAGCGACTCGCCCGCCCTCAAGGGCAACCCGCAGCGCCGTGGCGTCTGCACCCGCGTCTACACGACCACCCCCAAGAAGCCGAACTCCGCCCTGCGCAAGGTCGCCCGTGTGCGCCTGACCAGTGGCGTCGAGGTGACGGCCTACATCCCGGGCGTCGGCCACAACCTGCAGGAGCACTCGATCGTGCTCGTCCGCGGCGGCCGCGTGAAGGACCTGCCCGGCGTGCGCTACAAGATCATCCGCGGCTCCCTGGACACCCAGGGCGTCAAGGGCCGCAACCAGGCCCGCTCCCGGTACGGCGCCAAGAAGGAGAAGAAGTAA